The following are encoded in a window of Deinococcus humi genomic DNA:
- a CDS encoding HD domain-containing protein, translated as MTSRRLSDRVGRRALGYAAKARRLARSVRAGDAHPDDAWAVSLLTPGEGRVYQGMDPRDREHACRVTLHLLREHPAADPELVAAALLHDCGKSVRPYHVAERVLVGLVPTRLARLLPPLGALGIRAQHPELGAALLTRAGARPRVADLVARHHRPAGDPDAELLHHYDDQE; from the coding sequence ATGACTTCCCGACGCCTGTCTGACCGTGTGGGACGCCGGGCGCTGGGCTATGCAGCCAAGGCACGGCGGCTGGCGCGTAGTGTGCGCGCCGGGGACGCCCACCCCGACGACGCCTGGGCCGTGTCCTTGCTCACCCCAGGCGAGGGGCGGGTGTACCAGGGGATGGACCCCCGTGACCGCGAACACGCCTGCCGCGTGACCCTGCACCTGTTGCGCGAACATCCGGCGGCTGATCCGGAACTGGTGGCCGCTGCTCTGCTGCACGACTGCGGCAAGAGCGTGCGCCCCTATCACGTGGCTGAGCGTGTGCTGGTGGGGCTGGTGCCCACCCGACTGGCCCGGCTGCTGCCGCCGCTGGGGGCGCTGGGCATCCGTGCGCAGCACCCGGAACTGGGCGCCGCTCTGCTGACCCGCGCCGGGGCCAGACCGAGAGTGGCCGATCTGGTGGCCCGTCACCACCGCCCCGCCGGGGATCCGGACGCTGAACTGCTCCACCATTACGACGATCAGGAGTAG
- the trxB gene encoding thioredoxin-disulfide reductase: MTSTLPQTQDYDVVIVGGGPAGLTAAIYTGRASLSTLILEKGLPGGQIAQTEEVENYPGFPEPISGMELASRMQQQAEKFGGKIEMDEVEAIEQTGDHHYPFVVKGYGGNYRAKSVILATGANPKRLNVPGEEEFWGRGVSTCATCDGFFYRGKKVVVIGGGDAAVEEGLFLTKFADEVTLIHRRDTLRANKVAQARAFANPKMKFIWDTAVEEIQGDGAVSGVRLKNLKTGETQDMAVDGVFVFIGHVPNTDFLKDTLKLREDGYVDVTDEIYTSVPLLFAAGDVSDYIYRQLGTSVGAGTRAAMSAERALAALEVAGEETAAD; encoded by the coding sequence ATGACCAGTACCCTTCCGCAAACCCAGGACTATGATGTCGTCATCGTCGGCGGTGGTCCCGCTGGGCTGACAGCGGCCATTTATACGGGCCGCGCCAGCCTCAGCACCCTGATTCTGGAAAAGGGGCTGCCCGGCGGCCAGATCGCCCAGACCGAGGAAGTCGAGAACTACCCCGGCTTCCCCGAACCGATCAGCGGCATGGAACTCGCGTCCAGAATGCAGCAGCAGGCCGAGAAGTTCGGCGGCAAGATTGAGATGGACGAGGTCGAGGCCATCGAGCAGACCGGCGATCATCACTATCCCTTCGTGGTCAAGGGCTACGGCGGTAACTACCGCGCCAAGAGCGTGATTCTGGCGACTGGCGCGAACCCTAAACGCCTGAATGTCCCCGGCGAAGAAGAATTCTGGGGCCGGGGTGTCAGCACCTGCGCCACCTGTGACGGCTTCTTCTACCGGGGCAAGAAAGTGGTGGTGATCGGCGGCGGGGACGCTGCGGTGGAGGAGGGGCTGTTCCTGACCAAATTCGCCGATGAGGTCACGCTGATCCACCGCAGAGACACCCTGCGGGCCAACAAGGTGGCGCAGGCCCGGGCGTTTGCCAATCCTAAGATGAAGTTCATCTGGGACACCGCCGTCGAGGAGATCCAGGGCGACGGGGCGGTCAGCGGCGTGCGCCTCAAGAACCTCAAAACCGGCGAGACGCAGGACATGGCGGTTGACGGCGTGTTCGTCTTTATCGGCCACGTGCCCAACACCGACTTCCTCAAGGACACCCTCAAGCTGCGTGAGGACGGCTATGTGGACGTGACCGACGAGATCTACACCAGTGTGCCGCTGCTCTTTGCTGCCGGGGACGTCAGCGACTACATCTACCGTCAGCTGGGCACCAGCGTCGGCGCCGGCACCCGCGCGGCCATGAGCGCCGAACGTGCCCTGGCCGCCCTGGAAGTGGCCGGAGAAGAGACGGCAGCGGACTGA
- a CDS encoding YbaY family lipoprotein: MNRSISRSLYVAVSGLLLVSPALAQTTIGGVTLTPIKPAATSPAAPVSTSGNDYDAESIPSGYREVRGRVTGPSEGLRLPAGGRIMVSLVDLTAAKALVDIEFGTTRLSTPYQMVYNPVRLNAAHKYAVRAMIADRTGKVLYRSADVSLPDGKRVTLNVPVTAR; encoded by the coding sequence ATGAACCGTTCTATTTCCCGTTCCCTCTATGTCGCCGTTTCTGGCCTGTTGCTCGTGTCCCCGGCCCTGGCTCAGACCACGATCGGCGGCGTGACCCTAACGCCGATCAAGCCGGCAGCCACCTCTCCGGCAGCCCCTGTCAGCACCTCCGGGAACGATTACGATGCCGAGTCTATCCCCAGCGGCTACCGCGAGGTCAGGGGTCGCGTGACCGGCCCCAGCGAGGGCCTGCGCCTGCCTGCGGGTGGCCGGATCATGGTGAGTCTGGTCGACCTGACCGCCGCCAAAGCGCTGGTGGACATTGAATTCGGCACCACCCGCCTCTCCACTCCGTACCAGATGGTCTACAACCCGGTTCGCCTGAACGCCGCGCACAAGTACGCCGTTCGCGCCATGATCGCGGACAGGACTGGCAAGGTGCTGTACCGCAGCGCGGACGTCTCCCTGCCGGATGGCAAGCGGGTGACGCTGAACGTGCCTGTGACGGCCCGCTAA